Proteins encoded in a region of the Kryptolebias marmoratus isolate JLee-2015 linkage group LG14, ASM164957v2, whole genome shotgun sequence genome:
- the agpat2 gene encoding 1-acyl-sn-glycerol-3-phosphate acyltransferase beta, with protein sequence MVRHVKYLLGLRIEVSGWEHLQTEGPYVVISNHQSSLDVLGLMEVLPDRCTTIAKKELVYAGTVGLICWLGGIVFINRKKTSDAKSVMADAAKTMLDEQIRLWVFPEGTRNQKGDLLPFKKGAFHLAVQAQVPIIPVVFSSYNNFYLRKEKQFRSGTIKLKILPKIETKGMTADDVSSLSDKSYSLMRSAFLEISDSVTQSNGPSRH encoded by the exons ATGGTGCGCCATGTCAAGTACTTGCTGGGTCTTCGAATTGAAGTGAGCGGCTGGGAACATCTGCAGACAGAAGGTCCATATGTCGTCATCTCCAACCACCAGAGCTCTTTGGATGTTTTGG gCCTGATGGAGGTCTTACCCGACCGCTGCACCACGATTGCCAAGAAGGAGCTGGTTTACGCCGGGACCGTGGGCCTCATCTGCTGGCTGGGAGGCATCGTTTTTATCAACCGCAAGAAGACGAGCGATGCCAAGAGTGTCATGGCTGACGCTGCTAAAACCATGCTGGATGAGCAG ATCCGGCTGTGGGTCTTCCCAGAGGGAACTCGGAACCAGAAAGGTGACTTGCTGCCCTTCAAAAAAGGCGCTTTCCACCTGGCAGTGCAGGCACAG GTTCCCATCATACCTGTAGTTTTCTCCTCCTACAACAACTTCTACCTTCGGAAAGAAAAGCAGTTCAGATCAG ggaCCATCAAGTTAAAGATCCTTCCAAAGATTGAGACAAAGGGGATGACGGCAGACGACGTGTCGTCTCTCTCCGACAAATCCTACAGCCTGATGCGCTCCGCTTTCCTGGAAATCTCTGACTCCGTCACCCAGAGCAACGGGCCCTCAAGGCACTGA